CACCCTCGTCAAGGACGTGCTCTACTGCGGCCTGCGCCGGGCGAAGGGGCTGACCGCGCCGCGTCCCGGGGCGCACCGGGCGATCACCGGCCACGAGGCCATCGAGCGCGTCATCGAGGTCGACCAGAGCCCGATCGGACGCACGCCCCGCTCGATCCCGGCCTCGTACGTCGGGTTCTGGGACGAGATCCGTCGCCTCTTCGCGGGGACGGCGGCCGCCCGCGCGCGCGGGTACGCGCCGGGGCGGTTCTCCTTCAACGTCGCCGACGGTCGGTGCGACGCGTGCGCCGGCCAAGGTCGGATCCGGGTGCAGATGAGCTTCCTCCCCGAGACGTCCGTCGCCTGCGAGGCGTGCGGTGGCCGGCGGTTCACCGCGGAGACGCTCGCGGTCACCTGGGCCGGACGCTCGATCGCCGACGTGCTCGACGCGACCGTCGAGGAGGCGGCCGGGATCTTCGCGGCGGTGCCCGTGATCGCGCGGCCGCTCGCGGTCCTGGTCGAGCTCGGGCTCGGGTACCTGACGCTCGGACAGCCGAGCAACACGCTGTCCGGGGGGGAAGCGCAGCGGATCAAGCTCGCCTCCGAGCTCGGCCGGAGCGGTGCGGGTCGCACGCTCTTCGTCCTCGACGAGCCCACGACCGGCCTCCACTTCGCCGACGTCGAACGGCTGATCCACGCCTTCCATCGCCTGGTCGACCAGGGGCACACCCTGGTCGTCGTGGAGCACAACCTCGACGTGCTGCGTGCCGCCGACCATCTCATCGATCTCGGTCCCGAGGCCGCGGCCAACGGGGGCGAGATCGTCGCGAGCGGCCGTCCAGAAGATCTGGTTGCGCGGCCCGGGCGATCCCATACGGCCCGGTGGCTCCGACGACCGGCGGGCATGTCGGGTGGATCGCTGCCCTCGTTCGGTACGGCTGTCGAGGTGAGACAATCTGGCGCAGATTTTTCTTGACAGTCCGACGTGAAGAAGGCTACCTCTGCCCGCGGTAGCAGACGGCGGAGTGGTGGTGGCGCCAACCTCGCTCCGCGGAGTCGTCGCGCCGCTCTGCCGGGTCGTTTCCTTTCAGCACCAACGGGTCATCCATAATGCACGAGATCCACGCCGCATGGGCGGTCGCCGACGCTGCTGTTGCCGATGCTTCTCCCGAGGTGCTCGAGGAGGAGCCGGTGACGTTCGAATTCGAGGGCTCGTCGGACCACACGATCGCGGAAGCGGTGCGCCGCGCCCTCTCGCACGCGTCGACGTCGCTTCGGACGCTCGACGGCGCCGGGGTGCTGGTGATTCCCGAGATCGACCGGCGTGCCAACCGTCCGCGTTTCCGGGTCACGCTGCGCGTCTCGGCGCAGAGCGAGCCGACGCCGAGCTGACGCGCCGCCACTGGGGGAGCGGGCGGTCAACCTCGCGTGAAGCCGAGGGCCGAGTCATCCACAGCTGTGGATAACCAGCCCCGGACGCGCGCTACTGGCCGGAGATCGGATAGTTCGGCTCGCGCACGCAGTGCGCGCAACGACAGAGCGCCCGGAGTTCGTCGGCCATGAAGAACGTCTCGTGCTCGTCGGCCCAGGCGATGAAGAGCGTACCGTCGCCGACCGTGCGTACGAGGGCGACCTCGCAGTGCGAGGGTCCGACCTCCGGTGGCGCGGCGAGGCACGCGTTGCAGGGACAGGCGGTGCGGAGGTGGCGGTGCGGCAGGATGCTGTCGTGCCCGTCGCTCCAGTCGATGCCGACGGCGTATCGTCCCACCTCTCGAAGCCGCTTGATCGTCGGTGCCATGGGCCGGATCTACTATGCGGGCGCGATTCTTGACAGCGCCGAGCCCCGCCGGGAGGATGCAGCGCATGCGAATCGGCCGACGCGCGCTCTCGGCTGCTGGGCTCGTGCTGCTGGCCGCGAGCGCGGTGCGCGCCGCCGATCCGGACGCACCTGCGGCGGCGGCGTCTCCCGCGCCTCCGGCGGCCTCGGCACCTGGCATCCTCGTGGCAGGGAGCCGTGCGGGCGACTACGTGGGACGGCAGGTCACGGTCGAGGGCCGGGTCGCCGCGATCCACGAGTCGCCCCTCGCCACCGTGGTCGCGTTCAGTCCGAACTTCGCGGGGTTCACGGCGACGATCCTGGCCGGCGATCGCGACAAGTTCCCGCGGGACCTCGAGGCGCGCATCCGTGACCACGTCGTGCGCGTGAGCGGTACCGTTACGGCCTACCGGGGAAAACCGGAGATGGCGCTCCACGATCCCTCACAGCTCGTGCTCGCGCCGCCGCCCGCGCCGGGGTCGGTCGCCGCCCGTCCGGCAGCGCCGACGGCGACGCCGGACGGGACCGTCGAGGAGCTGCGCCGGGCCCTCACCCGCGTCGAGTCACGGCTCGACGCGATCGAGAGCCGCCTCGGGACGCTCGAGGAGGCCGGGGCCGGCGACGACGGCGGCGAGCCGGCGCCCGGGCGCTAGAAACTTCTAGTCCGCCGCGGCGCCGAGGAAGTCGAGGATCAAGGCGTTCACGCGCGCCGGGTCCTCCTGGTGCAGGAAGTGCCCCGTGCCCGGCACGATCTCGACAC
This DNA window, taken from Deltaproteobacteria bacterium, encodes the following:
- a CDS encoding dodecin domain-containing protein, which translates into the protein MHEIHAAWAVADAAVADASPEVLEEEPVTFEFEGSSDHTIAEAVRRALSHASTSLRTLDGAGVLVIPEIDRRANRPRFRVTLRVSAQSEPTPS
- a CDS encoding DUF971 domain-containing protein — protein: MAPTIKRLREVGRYAVGIDWSDGHDSILPHRHLRTACPCNACLAAPPEVGPSHCEVALVRTVGDGTLFIAWADEHETFFMADELRALCRCAHCVREPNYPISGQ